The Pontibacillus halophilus JSM 076056 = DSM 19796 genome has a window encoding:
- a CDS encoding carbohydrate ABC transporter permease, protein MKSRQRAFLLMAMPAVIIFFVFHTYPVLQGVFYSFTNWRGYGEWDFVGFKNYLNVFQDGRALNAYWFTFKFAIVSTILVNIFSLAIAMGLNAKIKFRKTLRALYFLPNILSILIVGFIFNFIFTHFLPDLMEWAGFESLAKNILGDPDLAWLGVVIMTVWQATAFNTILYLAGLQTIPEDVYEAADIDGANAWKKFLKITFPLIAPFFTINMVLAMKNFLMAFDQIVALTNGGPGQATESISLLIYKGGFEGGEFAYQSANAVIYFIIIVIISVFQIRVLQKREVEM, encoded by the coding sequence ATGAAATCTCGTCAACGCGCATTTTTACTCATGGCTATGCCAGCTGTCATCATCTTCTTCGTGTTCCATACGTACCCCGTATTGCAAGGCGTATTCTACAGCTTTACGAACTGGCGTGGATATGGGGAGTGGGACTTTGTCGGCTTCAAGAACTACTTAAATGTATTTCAAGATGGTCGTGCTCTAAACGCTTATTGGTTTACATTTAAATTTGCAATCGTCTCCACCATCCTCGTAAATATTTTCAGTTTAGCGATTGCGATGGGGTTGAATGCAAAGATCAAGTTTCGTAAGACGCTTCGTGCACTTTATTTCTTGCCGAACATTCTTAGCATTCTAATTGTCGGGTTCATCTTTAACTTTATCTTTACGCATTTCCTACCAGACCTTATGGAATGGGCTGGCTTTGAGTCACTGGCGAAGAACATCCTAGGAGATCCTGACTTGGCTTGGTTAGGTGTGGTCATTATGACTGTGTGGCAAGCTACAGCCTTTAACACGATTCTATACTTAGCCGGACTACAAACGATTCCAGAAGATGTGTATGAAGCCGCCGACATCGACGGGGCCAATGCATGGAAGAAGTTCTTGAAGATTACATTCCCGCTCATCGCACCATTCTTTACGATTAATATGGTGCTAGCAATGAAGAACTTCCTAATGGCATTTGATCAGATTGTTGCCCTAACGAATGGGGGACCTGGTCAGGCTACTGAATCAATCTCATTGTTAATTTATAAGGGTGGCTTTGAAGGTGGAGAGTTTGCCTATCAATCTGCCAATGCAGTCATCTATTTCATTATTATCGTCATCATATCAGTCTTTCAAATTCGCGTGCTTCAGAAACGGGAGGTGGAGATGTAA
- a CDS encoding ABC transporter substrate-binding protein produces MKRLGLYVVGSLCAGLLLSGCGDQSADGKVDLELFSNKPESIGTYESLIERFEEEHPDINVELYAPPSADTVLRTRLVKEDLPDLLSIAGSALYGELADAELLKDYSDTELLDRIQPAYVEMIDQLVPGENEGTYGLPYATNANAVIYNKEVMNELGLEVPETWDEFIAALETAQEEGVTPVYFTLKDAWTGMIPWNAVAGNLEPDRFAEKKTNGEASFQDDYSEVTEKMLTLLDYGLKDNFQYNYNDGNNAFANGEALFYFQGNWAIPELKKVNPDIELGTFAMPVTNNREENELISGVDVMITSLKETDHPDEVRQFVEFMMEDEQAKQYIEEQYAFSAIEGVEQGDEVLSGVQQKIANNEITSFPDHYYPSGMQAPNLIQEFLIEKDQDAFLNKMDREWEKVIRR; encoded by the coding sequence ATGAAGCGATTGGGGTTGTACGTGGTTGGCAGTTTATGCGCAGGTCTATTGCTATCTGGATGTGGGGATCAAAGTGCGGATGGCAAGGTGGATTTGGAGTTGTTCTCAAACAAGCCAGAGAGCATTGGTACTTACGAATCGTTGATAGAGAGATTTGAGGAGGAGCATCCGGACATTAATGTGGAATTGTATGCACCACCTTCCGCCGATACAGTGCTTCGTACTCGACTTGTGAAGGAAGACTTGCCTGATTTATTATCAATTGCCGGTAGTGCTCTGTACGGAGAATTGGCTGATGCGGAGTTGCTAAAGGACTATTCTGACACTGAACTACTTGATCGCATTCAACCCGCTTATGTAGAGATGATTGACCAGCTCGTGCCAGGTGAGAACGAGGGAACATATGGCCTTCCTTACGCTACTAACGCCAACGCCGTCATCTACAACAAAGAGGTGATGAACGAGCTGGGTCTTGAGGTGCCGGAGACGTGGGATGAATTTATCGCTGCCTTAGAAACGGCACAAGAGGAAGGGGTCACGCCGGTTTATTTCACGCTTAAGGATGCGTGGACAGGAATGATTCCTTGGAATGCTGTAGCGGGAAATTTAGAGCCAGACCGATTTGCAGAGAAGAAGACAAATGGAGAAGCTAGCTTCCAAGATGATTATTCTGAAGTAACCGAGAAGATGCTTACCTTGCTTGATTACGGACTGAAAGACAACTTCCAGTACAACTACAACGATGGGAACAATGCCTTTGCAAATGGGGAAGCGCTCTTCTACTTCCAAGGGAACTGGGCAATTCCTGAACTGAAGAAGGTAAACCCAGACATTGAACTCGGTACATTTGCGATGCCTGTGACCAATAATCGAGAAGAAAATGAACTTATTTCTGGTGTCGATGTGATGATTACGTCATTGAAGGAGACAGACCATCCCGATGAGGTGCGTCAGTTTGTTGAGTTTATGATGGAAGATGAGCAGGCGAAACAGTACATTGAAGAGCAATACGCGTTCTCAGCGATTGAAGGAGTCGAACAAGGAGATGAGGTACTGAGTGGCGTACAGCAGAAGATTGCCAACAACGAGATTACGAGTTTCCCGGATCACTACTATCCCAGCGGAATGCAAGCACCGAACCTCATTCAAGAGTTTCTGATTGAGAAAGACCAGGACGCTTTCTTGAACAAGATGGACCGTGAATGGGAGAAAGTCATTCGACGTTAA
- a CDS encoding glycoside hydrolase family 13 protein — MTKQWWKESVVYQIYPRSFNDSNGDGIGDLQGIIEKLDYLAELGIDVIWLSPVYDSPNDDNGYDIRDYRSIMNEFGSMEDFDVLLAEAHNRNIRIVMDLVVNHTSDEHSWFVESKSSKDNPKRDYYIWKDGKDGQPPTNWESAFSGSTWEYNEATGDYYLHIFSKKQPDLNWENDEVRSEVYDMMKWWLDKGIDGFRMDVVNFISKHPDYPNGEVQPGKQYGDGSPYFMNGPRIHEYLNEMNRQVLSNYDVMTVGEMPGVTPDEGKLYTADERNELNMVFHFEHMGVDGGEMGKWSLNGWNLTDLKEILSKWQYELEEEGWNSLYWNNHDQPRVVSRFGDDGEYRKKSAKMLGTCLHMMKGTPYIYQGEELGMTNVAFESIDQYEDLESLNMYNERVNQYGDDPAEVLERIHHKGRDNARTPMQWSAEENGGFTTGQPWLDVNPNYRTINAEEALSDEDSVFHYYKRLIQLRKENETIVYGKFDLLLEDSESIFAYTRTNGDETLLVLCNFTKEPVTAELGEFASRSGDVLITNREEERTEETQLGTVELEPFEATTFVLK, encoded by the coding sequence ATGACAAAACAATGGTGGAAAGAAAGTGTCGTGTATCAGATTTATCCGAGAAGCTTTAATGATAGCAACGGGGACGGAATTGGTGATCTTCAAGGAATCATTGAGAAGCTCGATTACTTAGCTGAGCTTGGCATTGATGTCATCTGGTTATCCCCTGTGTATGATTCTCCTAATGATGACAACGGGTATGACATTCGTGATTATCGTTCCATTATGAATGAATTTGGTTCTATGGAAGACTTCGATGTTCTGTTGGCTGAAGCCCATAATCGAAACATTCGAATCGTGATGGACCTTGTGGTTAACCATACGTCTGATGAGCATTCATGGTTTGTTGAATCTAAATCTTCTAAGGATAATCCGAAGCGTGACTATTACATTTGGAAGGATGGCAAAGACGGCCAGCCGCCAACGAACTGGGAATCAGCGTTCAGTGGCTCCACATGGGAATATAATGAAGCAACGGGCGACTACTACCTTCATATCTTCTCCAAGAAGCAACCGGACCTGAACTGGGAGAATGATGAGGTGCGTAGTGAAGTGTACGATATGATGAAATGGTGGCTCGACAAAGGCATTGATGGCTTCCGTATGGACGTAGTGAACTTCATCTCGAAGCATCCAGACTATCCAAATGGAGAAGTACAGCCAGGTAAGCAATATGGCGATGGAAGCCCGTACTTTATGAACGGACCTCGCATTCATGAGTACTTAAATGAAATGAATCGTCAAGTGCTCTCTAATTACGATGTGATGACGGTTGGGGAGATGCCTGGGGTTACGCCTGACGAGGGCAAGCTCTATACGGCTGACGAGCGCAATGAACTGAACATGGTGTTCCACTTTGAGCACATGGGAGTTGATGGCGGCGAAATGGGCAAGTGGTCCTTGAACGGGTGGAATCTAACAGACCTTAAAGAAATCCTATCTAAATGGCAATACGAGCTTGAAGAAGAAGGATGGAATAGTCTGTATTGGAATAACCATGACCAGCCCCGTGTGGTGTCTCGCTTCGGTGATGATGGGGAGTATCGCAAGAAATCGGCGAAGATGCTTGGAACATGCCTTCACATGATGAAAGGAACGCCATACATCTACCAAGGGGAAGAGCTTGGGATGACGAACGTGGCATTTGAGTCGATCGATCAGTACGAAGATCTTGAATCCTTGAATATGTATAATGAGCGTGTGAATCAGTATGGAGACGACCCGGCAGAAGTGCTAGAGCGTATTCACCATAAAGGGCGTGACAATGCAAGAACACCGATGCAGTGGTCGGCTGAAGAGAACGGTGGCTTCACTACCGGCCAGCCATGGCTCGATGTGAATCCGAACTACCGTACGATTAATGCGGAAGAAGCGTTGTCGGATGAAGATTCTGTATTCCATTACTACAAGCGCCTAATCCAACTTCGTAAGGAAAACGAAACGATAGTCTATGGAAAGTTTGATTTGTTGTTAGAAGATAGTGAGTCAATCTTCGCATATACGCGTACAAATGGCGATGAGACACTCCTTGTTCTTTGTAACTTTACAAAGGAACCTGTAACAGCAGAACTTGGGGAGTTTGCATCTCGTTCTGGTGATGTACTCATTACAAATCGTGAAGAGGAACGGACGGAAGAGACGCAGTTAGGCACGGTAGAATTGGAACCATTTGAAGCAACGACCTTTGTATTGAAATAA
- a CDS encoding LacI family DNA-binding transcriptional regulator, with amino-acid sequence MNPTIQDVANKANVSIATVSRVLNDLPGYSEKTKQKVLQAIEDLGYQPNAIARGLVNRKTGTIGVLFPSVSGLLSAEVLHGIEAQASEEGHSVIVCNTEADEDKTLKYIQLLSEKRVDGLVFVSEEVTDVYYKALSRMGVPVVLVSTQSFQYPLPYVKVDDRHAAYTATRHLIQAGHTQLGMISGNEKDLIAGIPRMEGFKQAIMEAGLPFQESQIEKQLSFTYEAGQEGFKTLLTRHPEMTAVFAASDEIAIGAFSAAYEMGISIPGDVSVVGYDNLKLAEMSVPPLTTIAQPFQRMGEKAVEMVLQMNRGKGAESCILPHVLIERKSVSSRN; translated from the coding sequence TTGAATCCAACGATCCAAGATGTAGCGAATAAAGCGAATGTGTCCATTGCAACCGTGTCCCGTGTTCTAAACGATCTACCTGGCTACTCGGAGAAGACGAAACAAAAAGTACTCCAAGCCATTGAGGATCTCGGCTATCAGCCGAATGCCATAGCTAGAGGGCTCGTCAACAGAAAGACCGGAACAATAGGGGTGTTGTTCCCGAGTGTATCTGGGCTTCTCTCCGCTGAAGTGCTTCATGGAATTGAGGCTCAGGCAAGTGAGGAAGGGCATAGTGTGATTGTCTGTAACACGGAGGCTGATGAAGACAAGACATTGAAATACATTCAGTTGCTGAGCGAGAAGCGTGTTGATGGACTGGTCTTCGTGAGTGAAGAGGTAACAGACGTCTACTACAAGGCGCTAAGTCGGATGGGAGTACCTGTTGTTCTTGTCTCGACACAATCGTTTCAATATCCGCTCCCTTATGTGAAAGTGGATGACCGTCACGCAGCCTATACGGCAACGCGTCATTTAATCCAAGCTGGCCACACCCAGCTTGGCATGATCTCAGGGAATGAAAAGGACCTTATAGCGGGGATACCACGAATGGAAGGGTTTAAGCAAGCCATTATGGAAGCGGGCCTTCCATTCCAAGAATCACAAATTGAGAAACAGTTGTCCTTTACATATGAAGCAGGACAAGAGGGGTTCAAAACGTTATTAACGCGCCATCCGGAAATGACGGCTGTCTTTGCCGCGAGTGATGAAATTGCAATAGGGGCGTTTTCAGCAGCCTATGAAATGGGTATATCCATTCCGGGCGACGTTTCTGTCGTCGGGTATGACAATTTAAAGCTTGCAGAGATGTCGGTGCCACCACTAACGACCATCGCTCAGCCATTCCAACGAATGGGGGAGAAGGCGGTTGAGATGGTGTTACAGATGAATCGGGGAAAGGGTGCTGAGTCGTGCATCTTGCCTCATGTGTTGATTGAGAGAAAATCGGTGAGTAGCCGTAACTAA
- a CDS encoding HMA2 domain-containing protein: protein MLSKVKQAIFLRRIEKMLARYQITVKHFIPGRVRLSSPYWQGNSKIVHILLPVLQCEERIYSVRHTPETGTILVEFDSSKDVTEEQIETWFNKVQKVHNDVISKEVLLP from the coding sequence ATGCTGTCCAAAGTGAAACAAGCTATCTTTCTTAGACGAATTGAAAAAATGCTCGCACGCTACCAGATTACGGTGAAGCACTTCATTCCTGGACGCGTTCGGCTTTCCTCACCATATTGGCAAGGCAACTCAAAGATTGTCCATATTCTCCTCCCTGTTCTCCAGTGTGAAGAACGAATCTATTCTGTTCGTCATACGCCTGAGACAGGGACGATTCTCGTAGAATTTGATTCCTCTAAAGACGTCACGGAAGAGCAAATTGAAACGTGGTTCAACAAGGTTCAGAAAGTACACAACGACGTCATCTCTAAAGAAGTGTTGCTGCCATGA
- a CDS encoding HMA2 domain-containing protein, which yields MIQTLIGLGASFAIPSLMKRLKDQKVQVLHAMPGRVRLQSDHWKDDHIAVALEEQFSTISIVKNVRASGTTGSLLIEFTTPHLTSQQFDEVVQLAVDTSTRAYRHVDASLTKSMRHGVDSLDQLIKKQTGAKTDLDSLIVLGLLVKGTTGFATNPAFASSLLYWAYTILKREDGGSS from the coding sequence ATGATTCAGACTCTAATTGGCCTTGGAGCGTCATTCGCAATTCCAAGTTTAATGAAGCGGCTGAAAGACCAGAAAGTGCAAGTCTTACATGCAATGCCAGGCCGTGTTCGACTCCAGAGTGACCATTGGAAGGACGATCACATTGCCGTCGCCTTGGAGGAACAGTTCTCAACGATTTCTATTGTAAAGAACGTTCGTGCATCAGGGACAACTGGCAGCTTGTTAATTGAATTCACCACTCCCCACCTTACATCACAACAATTCGATGAAGTTGTTCAACTTGCTGTCGATACGTCAACAAGAGCCTATCGCCATGTTGATGCCTCTCTAACGAAATCAATGCGCCATGGCGTGGATTCACTAGACCAACTCATTAAGAAACAAACAGGTGCGAAGACAGATTTAGATTCTCTCATTGTACTTGGGCTACTAGTTAAAGGAACGACAGGATTTGCTACGAACCCAGCTTTCGCAAGTAGCTTGCTGTACTGGGCCTACACGATTCTTAAACGAGAGGATGGTGGTTCTTCGTGA
- a CDS encoding heavy metal translocating P-type ATPase, producing MRTHHVIHALPGRTRLKLNTDVTPELIEAIYRGIPGVYSASYTTETRSLLVHHDPLLHPNHLTKVLPTKGLNSRTHKEELLLTLGAFAIDLLFPSKSFVGLKALIRPGALASLYASTPILSNGTKGLIEARKPNADTLSTTAILASLLKGSPQSALVILFMSTLSEMITDHTAQRTSRYVRDMMNLDVPYVWKVNERGNEEKVSIHDVKCGDQIAVFEGEKISADGVVETGYASIDESSITGEYVPKDVTIGEPVYAGTILKSGNIRLTVDKVGADTAVSQIVQLIEDAQTKKAPIQTHADQLSERLVPVSFGLAAMIYLVTGSWERVLNMLVIDFVCGIKLSTATAISASIGKAARQGALIKGGEFVEKLASIDTTILDKTGTITRGKPVVKKVIPYNGYSERELLRYVASAEEHSSHPIAEAMVNLAREWKLDIPEHDHDQLQQIVGHGVKATVSEKTVLVGNKKLLLREKVEANGLKFVDKLSKSGNTVYVALDGQVAGVIVIDDAIRTGMKRTVNQLRRQGVDEVVMVTGDREHIAKDVHHELQLDAYYAEVLPHEKADYVRRYKKGGHSVMMVGDGINDAPALAYADVGVTLGGKRTDIAVEASDVVLTSDNPILLSDVIHLSKRTMQTIHQNFTITIAINSAAILLGAFGTIAPIVGAAIHNAATIGVVLNSTKLLLKEERGQWEEPLPSSTTYLVDSA from the coding sequence GTGAGGACGCATCACGTTATTCATGCACTCCCTGGTCGTACGCGACTAAAGTTGAATACCGATGTGACACCCGAATTAATCGAAGCCATCTATCGTGGAATTCCTGGCGTCTATTCTGCTTCTTATACGACCGAAACAAGATCGCTTCTCGTTCATCACGACCCTCTCCTCCATCCGAACCATCTCACAAAAGTCCTACCTACTAAAGGATTGAATTCGCGGACACACAAGGAAGAATTACTGTTAACGCTTGGCGCCTTCGCCATCGATCTCCTATTCCCATCCAAGAGCTTTGTCGGCTTGAAGGCACTGATTCGTCCAGGTGCACTAGCCAGTTTATACGCATCAACTCCAATCCTCTCTAATGGGACGAAAGGATTGATTGAAGCTCGTAAACCAAACGCGGACACACTCAGCACCACCGCAATCTTGGCTTCCTTACTAAAGGGAAGTCCACAGTCTGCCCTGGTCATCCTCTTCATGTCAACATTAAGTGAAATGATTACCGACCATACAGCACAGCGAACGAGTCGCTATGTTCGTGACATGATGAATCTAGACGTCCCATATGTATGGAAGGTAAATGAACGCGGAAATGAGGAGAAGGTATCGATTCACGACGTGAAATGCGGGGATCAGATTGCCGTCTTTGAAGGGGAGAAAATCTCAGCCGACGGAGTTGTAGAAACCGGCTATGCATCAATTGATGAATCCTCTATTACAGGCGAGTACGTACCAAAGGATGTCACGATTGGAGAGCCTGTCTATGCAGGTACCATTCTTAAATCCGGCAACATTCGCCTGACAGTCGACAAGGTTGGAGCGGATACCGCCGTCTCCCAAATCGTTCAGTTGATTGAAGATGCACAGACGAAGAAGGCTCCGATTCAGACTCACGCCGATCAACTTTCTGAGCGGCTTGTTCCTGTATCATTTGGTCTCGCTGCTATGATTTATTTAGTAACCGGCAGTTGGGAACGAGTGTTGAACATGCTCGTCATCGATTTCGTCTGTGGCATTAAGCTCTCCACTGCGACCGCCATCTCTGCCTCCATCGGCAAGGCTGCCCGTCAAGGCGCCTTAATAAAGGGTGGCGAATTCGTCGAGAAGCTAGCCAGCATTGATACGACAATCTTAGATAAGACGGGGACGATTACAAGAGGCAAGCCGGTTGTAAAGAAGGTCATTCCTTATAACGGTTACTCAGAACGAGAACTCCTCCGCTATGTAGCCTCAGCAGAAGAGCATTCTTCACATCCGATTGCGGAAGCCATGGTCAATCTAGCTCGTGAATGGAAGCTAGACATCCCAGAACACGACCACGACCAGCTACAACAAATCGTTGGACATGGAGTGAAAGCCACCGTGTCAGAGAAGACTGTGCTGGTCGGGAACAAGAAACTGTTGCTCCGAGAGAAGGTCGAGGCAAACGGATTAAAGTTTGTGGATAAATTATCCAAAAGCGGGAATACGGTCTATGTAGCCCTTGATGGACAAGTAGCTGGAGTGATTGTAATTGACGACGCGATTCGCACCGGTATGAAGCGAACGGTCAATCAACTTCGAAGACAAGGTGTGGATGAAGTTGTGATGGTTACGGGTGACCGTGAGCATATCGCCAAGGACGTGCATCACGAACTTCAACTTGATGCTTACTATGCAGAAGTCCTTCCCCACGAAAAAGCCGACTACGTTCGACGGTATAAGAAAGGTGGTCATTCCGTAATGATGGTCGGCGATGGCATCAATGACGCACCTGCACTCGCCTATGCAGATGTCGGCGTCACCTTAGGTGGGAAACGAACGGATATTGCGGTTGAAGCAAGCGACGTGGTCCTTACCTCCGACAACCCTATCCTGTTATCCGATGTCATTCATTTATCAAAGCGAACCATGCAAACCATTCATCAGAACTTTACGATTACGATTGCCATCAACAGCGCAGCCATCCTGCTTGGAGCGTTTGGAACGATTGCTCCGATTGTCGGGGCAGCCATTCATAATGCCGCTACGATTGGCGTAGTGTTAAACAGTACGAAATTATTGTTGAAAGAGGAGCGAGGACAATGGGAGGAACCTTTGCCATCATCCACGACATACCTGGTCGACTCCGCTTAA
- a CDS encoding HMA2 domain-containing protein: MGGTFAIIHDIPGRLRLNVPALYDKQEYDQIGDLFSSIKGIVSVRIEPIIQSMIIYYNEEVIHKRSILRFVSLFFKQTKFDPLDNIMVNINPSQRKDLLRSLVTGFLLLLAYLNKSSGKVPGMLDYAVVISTAYTVLSHGENKLRHPDVITGIVSMLSLGTGNILHVAMVTWAVNVIELFNDANKSKLLL; this comes from the coding sequence ATGGGAGGAACCTTTGCCATCATCCACGACATACCTGGTCGACTCCGCTTAAACGTACCAGCCTTGTATGACAAGCAAGAATATGATCAAATTGGAGATTTATTCTCCTCAATTAAAGGCATTGTAAGCGTTCGAATCGAACCTATTATTCAATCGATGATTATTTATTACAACGAAGAAGTCATCCACAAGAGATCCATTCTACGCTTTGTGAGCTTGTTCTTTAAGCAGACGAAGTTTGACCCGCTTGATAATATCATGGTCAACATTAATCCAAGCCAGCGCAAGGACTTGCTTCGCTCACTTGTAACGGGCTTTCTTCTTCTCCTCGCCTACTTGAACAAGTCATCAGGCAAGGTACCTGGAATGCTTGATTATGCCGTCGTCATCTCAACGGCGTATACGGTATTGTCACACGGAGAGAACAAGCTACGACATCCTGATGTTATTACAGGGATTGTCAGCATGCTGTCACTCGGAACAGGCAATATTCTTCATGTTGCCATGGTCACTTGGGCTGTGAACGTTATTGAATTGTTTAACGATGCAAATAAGAGCAAATTGCTTTTATAA